In a single window of the Candidatus Cloacimonadota bacterium genome:
- a CDS encoding transcription elongation factor GreA, which translates to MDLSILITPAGMDAIQRRIQELMNERPEVIEAVAIAREFGDLSENAEYKAARERQRQIDGEIDHLRRRAARLKVIDPTAIPKDKVRFGSVCHTRDLHSGEEIVFQVVGVDELNYFNHQEIQPVSVLSPIGKALLGCQAEEVALVRAPIGNRELQILKIS; encoded by the coding sequence ATGGACCTAAGCATTTTAATCACACCGGCGGGGATGGACGCCATCCAGCGCCGCATACAGGAATTGATGAACGAACGCCCCGAAGTGATCGAAGCTGTCGCCATCGCGCGCGAATTTGGGGATCTCAGTGAAAACGCTGAATACAAGGCGGCGCGTGAAAGACAGCGCCAGATTGATGGTGAAATCGACCATCTGCGTCGTCGCGCTGCCAGGCTCAAGGTGATTGATCCCACTGCCATCCCAAAGGATAAGGTGCGCTTCGGCAGCGTTTGCCACACCCGCGATCTTCACAGCGGTGAGGAAATTGTTTTTCAAGTGGTGGGCGTGGATGAACTTAACTATTTTAACCATCAGGAGATTCAACCGGTTTCGGTTCTTTCGCCCATCGGAAAAGCTCTTTTGGGCTGCCAGGCTGAGGAAGTTGCCCTCGTGCGTGCTCCCATCGGAAATCGGGAACTTCAAATCCTGAAGATATCTTAA